The Leucobacter sp. UCMA 4100 genome window below encodes:
- a CDS encoding FecCD family ABC transporter permease, which yields MSATVVLRAGRFSRRTTRRAIVVQVLLVIAVVACSLAALTLGSRSLSIEQVFNALSPGATGIDRMVVVEWRAPRALAAVLFGACLGVSGAMFQSLTRNPLGSPDIVGLNTGAYTGVVVMLMMGNTGYGSQAVGAIVGGIGAAMIIYLLAYRRGMGGFRLVIVGIAVSAMLASVNVWFSVNVDLELAAEAAVWGAGSINGVEWPVVIASAAVAVPLVVMLPMLARRLRQLQLGDDTAAALGVPLERSKALIVIVGVALTALVTAVAGPVAFISLAAPPIATRITGRKGTLDLVGAALVGALLLSASDLIAQHAIPGATLPVGAVTVCLGGLYLIWLLFRESARS from the coding sequence ATGAGCGCAACGGTTGTTCTTCGCGCCGGTCGCTTCAGCCGCCGCACGACACGACGCGCGATCGTCGTGCAGGTGCTGCTCGTCATCGCCGTCGTCGCCTGCTCGCTTGCGGCGCTCACCCTCGGGTCGCGCTCGCTCTCCATCGAGCAGGTGTTTAACGCGCTCTCACCCGGCGCAACAGGAATCGACCGCATGGTCGTCGTTGAGTGGCGCGCCCCGAGAGCCCTCGCGGCCGTGCTCTTTGGGGCCTGCCTCGGCGTGAGCGGTGCGATGTTCCAGTCGCTCACCCGCAACCCACTGGGTAGCCCAGACATCGTGGGGCTGAACACCGGTGCCTACACGGGCGTCGTCGTCATGCTCATGATGGGCAACACCGGCTACGGTTCGCAGGCCGTTGGCGCAATAGTCGGCGGAATCGGCGCTGCCATGATCATCTACCTGCTCGCCTACCGCCGCGGCATGGGCGGATTCAGACTCGTGATCGTGGGAATCGCGGTCTCTGCGATGCTCGCCTCGGTCAACGTGTGGTTCTCAGTGAACGTCGATCTCGAGCTGGCCGCCGAAGCCGCGGTGTGGGGTGCGGGCAGCATTAACGGCGTCGAGTGGCCGGTCGTCATCGCCTCGGCGGCCGTCGCCGTGCCGCTCGTCGTGATGCTGCCGATGCTCGCCCGAAGGCTCAGGCAGTTGCAACTCGGCGACGACACCGCGGCGGCGCTCGGCGTGCCGCTCGAGCGTAGCAAGGCCCTCATCGTCATTGTCGGCGTTGCGCTCACCGCCCTCGTGACCGCGGTCGCGGGCCCTGTCGCCTTCATCTCGCTCGCGGCGCCGCCCATCGCAACCCGCATCACGGGGCGCAAGGGAACCCTCGATCTCGTGGGTGCGGCCCTCGTCGGCGCGCTCTTGCTCTCGGCCTCCGATCTCATCGCCCAGCACGCGATTCCGGGCGCGACGCTGCCCGTCGGCGCCGTGACGGTGTGCCTCGGCGGTCTGTACCTCATCTGGCTCCTCTTTCGTGAAAGTGCACGCTCATGA
- a CDS encoding iron chelate uptake ABC transporter family permease subunit translates to MTPVPKSRHRIAWLCVSLVVLACVCAASIAIGSAKLPLSTVWAALTDPDGSIDHATVLTLRVPRTLLGLLVGAALAVSGALMQGLTRNPLADPGILGVNAGAGFAIVLGVSLFGVTRISQYLWFGFIGAVAAGMLVYFVAARGGGGATPLRLTLVGVALSAVLTGFSHTLAMLNTRTFDRMRFWGAGSLADRPEGTMQVVLPFIAIGLVLAFTTARGMNALALGDDLARSVGSRVGFTRARGMIAVTLMCGAATAAVGPIGFVGLMVPHAVRFMVGPDQRWILPFSLVLGPTLVLTSDILGRVIVSPAELQVGVVTAFLGAPVLIALVRRTKVAAL, encoded by the coding sequence ATGACGCCGGTGCCGAAGTCGCGGCACCGTATCGCTTGGCTGTGCGTTTCGCTCGTTGTGCTCGCTTGCGTGTGCGCAGCGAGCATCGCGATTGGGTCGGCGAAGTTGCCGCTCAGTACGGTGTGGGCCGCGCTCACCGACCCCGATGGCAGCATCGACCACGCCACGGTGCTCACGCTCCGGGTGCCCCGCACGCTGCTTGGCCTGCTCGTGGGGGCGGCGCTCGCAGTCTCGGGCGCACTCATGCAGGGCCTCACGCGCAACCCGCTCGCCGACCCCGGCATTCTCGGGGTGAACGCGGGCGCCGGTTTCGCGATCGTGCTCGGTGTTTCGCTCTTCGGGGTGACTCGCATCTCGCAGTACCTCTGGTTCGGGTTTATCGGTGCTGTTGCCGCTGGCATGCTCGTCTACTTCGTGGCCGCCAGGGGCGGGGGCGGCGCGACGCCGCTGCGCCTCACGCTCGTCGGTGTTGCGCTGAGCGCCGTGCTTACGGGCTTCTCGCACACCCTCGCGATGCTCAATACGCGCACCTTCGACCGCATGCGCTTCTGGGGCGCTGGCAGTCTCGCCGACCGTCCCGAGGGCACGATGCAGGTCGTCTTGCCCTTCATCGCGATCGGCCTCGTGCTCGCCTTCACGACCGCGCGAGGCATGAACGCCCTCGCCCTCGGCGACGACCTTGCGCGCTCGGTCGGCTCACGCGTGGGCTTCACGCGCGCCCGCGGAATGATCGCGGTCACCCTCATGTGTGGTGCCGCAACCGCGGCCGTCGGCCCCATCGGCTTCGTGGGCCTCATGGTGCCGCACGCCGTGCGCTTCATGGTCGGGCCAGACCAGCGGTGGATCCTCCCTTTCTCTCTCGTCTTGGGCCCCACGTTAGTGCTGACCTCTGACATTCTTGGGCGCGTGATCGTCTCGCCAGCCGAGCTGCAGGTCGGCGTCGTCACCGCCTTTCTCGGTGCCCCCGTGCTCATCGCGCTCGTGCGCCGTACGAAGGTGGCTGCCCTATGA
- a CDS encoding siderophore-interacting protein, translated as MAHHDLIIHPLVLRCVHVTRIVDVTPRMRRVTLSGEQLAAFSNGQHDLPAFASPGFDDHVKLIFASDSDIAQVLPEQLPNGIEWAPAETRQGRDYTPRRFDAATGELDLDFVMHGDGPAASWAQRATVGAALWFAGPKSSTVVPDDADWVLLAGDETALPAIGRYFDERPSAAPVRAVITIADARAKQEFSLGPNDQVEWVIAPEHDERALAEAVAKLQVPGGTPYVWAAAESRALLPVRKLAKALGAAKSHTNITGYWHKTPEADAPGQLAHEPTLPEMPITWFAVRAALSIGLLDALAAEPISLETLAARLRATAGELDALTELLVQAGLVTRDDQGLLSLDRLGEELCEDEHEQEHYVGCEADQVLALQALPEALGSDRSAWEHVSGSSLRTSVETNTEYYEELVDEARGLPHVLTGLTRQAVWGEAPKVAVTGPGALEVSEVLQAEVGASITVFESAGPLAVLRQVAHEAPWAFAQGVPEGADLVATALAFGHRSDAEVVSLLRSLAGAAERLVLIERLSPDGLSPAASAAQALVDYAVLGVPTRTPEATLALVEAAGWSLVSREKLGWGIESLEVIATAGR; from the coding sequence ATGGCACATCACGATCTCATCATTCACCCGCTCGTTCTGCGGTGCGTACACGTCACCCGCATCGTCGACGTGACACCGCGCATGCGCAGGGTCACGCTCTCGGGTGAGCAACTCGCGGCGTTCTCGAACGGGCAGCACGACCTGCCCGCCTTCGCGAGCCCCGGTTTCGATGACCACGTGAAGCTCATTTTTGCGAGTGATAGCGATATTGCTCAGGTGCTGCCCGAGCAGCTCCCGAACGGGATCGAGTGGGCGCCGGCCGAGACAAGGCAGGGCCGCGACTACACCCCGCGCCGCTTCGACGCGGCCACGGGCGAGCTCGATCTCGATTTCGTGATGCACGGCGACGGGCCGGCAGCGAGCTGGGCGCAACGTGCCACCGTGGGCGCTGCGCTCTGGTTCGCCGGCCCCAAGTCGTCGACCGTCGTTCCTGACGACGCTGACTGGGTGCTGCTCGCGGGCGACGAGACGGCGCTTCCCGCGATCGGTCGCTACTTCGACGAGCGGCCGAGCGCTGCCCCAGTGCGCGCGGTGATCACGATTGCCGATGCCCGCGCCAAGCAAGAGTTTTCGCTCGGCCCGAACGATCAGGTCGAGTGGGTGATCGCCCCTGAGCACGATGAGCGGGCGCTCGCCGAGGCGGTTGCGAAGCTGCAGGTGCCCGGCGGAACCCCGTACGTCTGGGCCGCTGCCGAGAGCCGCGCGCTCCTGCCCGTGCGCAAGCTCGCGAAGGCGCTCGGCGCGGCCAAATCGCACACCAACATCACCGGTTACTGGCACAAGACGCCAGAGGCCGACGCCCCCGGCCAGCTCGCGCACGAGCCCACGCTGCCAGAGATGCCCATTACCTGGTTCGCCGTGCGTGCGGCCCTCAGCATCGGCTTGCTCGACGCGCTCGCCGCAGAACCGATCTCGCTCGAGACGCTCGCCGCCAGGCTACGTGCCACCGCGGGCGAGCTCGACGCGCTCACCGAGTTGCTCGTTCAGGCGGGTCTCGTCACGCGCGACGACCAGGGGCTCCTGAGCCTCGACCGCCTGGGCGAAGAGCTCTGCGAAGACGAGCACGAGCAGGAGCATTACGTGGGCTGCGAGGCCGACCAGGTGCTCGCGCTTCAGGCACTGCCCGAGGCGCTCGGCAGCGACCGCTCGGCCTGGGAACACGTGAGCGGATCATCGCTGCGCACCTCGGTCGAAACGAACACCGAATACTACGAAGAGCTCGTCGACGAGGCCCGCGGCCTGCCGCACGTGCTCACGGGCCTCACGCGCCAGGCCGTGTGGGGCGAGGCGCCGAAGGTCGCGGTGACGGGGCCGGGGGCGCTCGAGGTCAGCGAGGTGCTGCAGGCCGAGGTTGGCGCGAGCATCACGGTGTTCGAGTCGGCTGGCCCGCTCGCGGTTCTGCGTCAGGTCGCTCACGAGGCTCCGTGGGCGTTTGCCCAGGGCGTGCCCGAGGGTGCCGATCTCGTGGCGACGGCCCTTGCCTTCGGCCACCGCAGCGACGCCGAGGTCGTTTCGCTCCTGCGCTCGCTCGCGGGTGCTGCCGAGCGACTCGTGCTCATCGAGCGGCTAAGCCCAGACGGGCTGAGCCCCGCGGCGAGTGCCGCGCAGGCCCTCGTCGATTACGCGGTGCTCGGCGTGCCGACCCGCACTCCCGAGGCGACCCTCGCACTCGTGGAGGCTGCCGGCTGGTCACTGGTTTCACGTGAAAAGCTTGGCTGGGGCATCGAGAGCCTCGAAGTGATTGCGACGGCCGGGCGCTAG
- a CDS encoding ABC transporter substrate-binding protein: MLLRSRNPLVPVIAALLGASVLLTGCSSSEKPADTQAAETAEATERTVTTEQGEVTVPAVPERVVVLNYALAGYLYDLDVPVVGTTSEDFDHEAGFSEMWGDGPKKNDTEFITWGMDGFDLEAILELEPDLIVAGGMGLPGGLASKGYDQLSQIAPTVIVNKDLTTWQEQFEFIADDLFGRADDYADRLKAYEDRVAEVKAAIDVPASPASVLTITSDGTPYLLFEDTGLPQELEALGFTAAPLVEEHGLEPYNPGGDMATLSTEQVGQLLADVPTLFITGFNTDTTDVATLAKQPVWAGTKAFSDDHAYDLPYWTVRGDYDKALALLDIIEEQFS, from the coding sequence ATGCTTTTGCGTTCCCGAAACCCACTCGTTCCCGTCATCGCGGCCCTGCTCGGCGCCTCGGTGCTGCTCACCGGTTGCTCATCGTCAGAGAAGCCTGCCGACACCCAGGCCGCCGAAACCGCCGAGGCCACCGAGCGCACGGTCACGACCGAACAGGGCGAGGTCACGGTGCCCGCCGTTCCCGAGCGCGTCGTCGTGCTCAACTATGCACTCGCCGGTTACCTCTACGACCTTGACGTGCCCGTCGTCGGCACCACCTCAGAAGACTTCGACCACGAGGCCGGTTTCTCTGAGATGTGGGGCGACGGCCCGAAGAAGAACGACACCGAGTTCATCACCTGGGGTATGGACGGCTTCGACCTCGAGGCCATTCTTGAGCTCGAGCCCGACCTCATTGTCGCCGGCGGCATGGGGCTGCCCGGCGGCCTCGCTTCGAAGGGCTACGACCAGCTCTCGCAAATCGCGCCGACCGTCATCGTGAACAAAGACCTCACGACCTGGCAGGAGCAGTTCGAGTTCATCGCCGACGACCTCTTCGGTCGCGCCGACGACTACGCCGATCGACTCAAGGCCTACGAAGATCGCGTCGCCGAGGTGAAGGCGGCGATTGACGTGCCCGCCTCGCCAGCGTCGGTGCTCACGATTACCTCTGACGGCACCCCGTACCTCCTCTTCGAAGACACCGGCCTGCCGCAGGAGCTTGAGGCGCTCGGCTTCACCGCAGCACCGCTCGTCGAAGAGCACGGCCTCGAGCCCTACAACCCGGGTGGCGACATGGCGACGCTCTCGACCGAACAGGTTGGCCAGCTGCTCGCAGACGTTCCAACCCTCTTCATCACGGGCTTCAACACCGACACAACCGATGTCGCGACGCTCGCGAAGCAGCCCGTCTGGGCCGGCACCAAGGCCTTCTCAGACGATCACGCCTACGACCTGCCGTACTGGACCGTGCGCGGTGACTACGACAAGGCGCTCGCTCTGCTCGACATCATCGAAGAGCAGTTCTCGTAG
- a CDS encoding helix-turn-helix domain-containing protein has protein sequence MLRADLLSVVPENAVRFLGHETHSHEYPHLIHVVSGAADLVVEGRPIRLGPKENLWLAPNVEHSARYTQESVVFGPFLSPQTIPPNPIQLLGIVPDLTRLVATILGAGPRTPEEVHVFRVALDEVLSTMRLDCFPLLTPAHPAARAVAQACIASSSTLNELAALAGTSPRHMQRLFRDETGLSFTSWRARARLNVAVARLRGGTSLQAAATASGYASRAGLLKALSRETGIERDELSRDALGAVERWATTGA, from the coding sequence TTGCTGCGCGCTGACCTACTCTCGGTGGTTCCCGAGAACGCCGTGCGCTTTCTCGGTCACGAGACCCACTCGCACGAGTACCCGCACCTCATTCACGTCGTGAGCGGCGCGGCCGACCTCGTCGTCGAGGGCCGCCCCATTCGCCTCGGCCCGAAAGAGAACCTCTGGCTCGCGCCCAACGTCGAGCACTCGGCGAGGTACACGCAAGAGAGCGTCGTGTTTGGCCCGTTCCTCTCGCCGCAGACGATCCCACCGAACCCCATTCAGCTGCTCGGCATCGTTCCCGACCTCACGCGACTCGTCGCAACGATTCTCGGGGCAGGGCCCCGCACCCCCGAAGAGGTGCACGTGTTTCGCGTCGCCCTCGATGAGGTGCTCAGCACCATGCGGCTCGACTGCTTTCCACTACTCACCCCCGCGCACCCGGCCGCGAGAGCGGTCGCGCAGGCGTGCATCGCGAGTTCGTCAACGCTCAACGAACTCGCGGCCCTCGCCGGCACGAGCCCCCGCCACATGCAGCGACTCTTTCGCGACGAAACCGGTCTGTCATTTACGAGCTGGCGAGCGCGGGCAAGGCTCAACGTCGCGGTCGCGCGGCTTCGGGGCGGCACGAGCCTGCAGGCGGCGGCCACCGCATCGGGCTACGCGAGCCGGGCGGGGCTGCTCAAGGCGCTCAGCCGCGAGACCGGCATCGAGCGCGACGAGCTGTCGCGCGATGCGCTCGGCGCCGTCGAGCGCTGGGCT